The DNA sequence CAGTCGTAGATACGCCGCATCACCGCGGCCACCTGGTTCGATTCCTCCAGGTTCTGCTCGTACGTGAAGTCGCGGACGGCGCGCATCCAGTTGAGGTCGGCGCCGGCGCAGAAGGCGGAGCCGACGCCGGTGAGGACGACGACGCGGCCGCCGGGGACCTTGGGCGCGGCCTCGAAGACGTCCAGCAGGTCCGCGAGCATCCCGCCGTTGAAGGCGTTGCGGACGTCGTCGCGGTTGAGCGTCACCCAGATCGCCGGGCCCGACGCGTCGAACGTTATCGTTTCGTAGTTGGCCA is a window from the bacterium genome containing:
- a CDS encoding enoyl-CoA hydratase-related protein; translation: MANYETITFDASGPAIWVTLNRDDVRNAFNGGMLADLLDVFEAAPKVPGGRVVVLTGVGSAFCAGADLNWMRAVRDFTYEQNLEESNQVAAVMRRIYD